The genomic segment AAGCCCTCGTGGCCCGCGCTGTCGCGGTGGCGCAAGCGGCCGCTCAGCATGTACGACACGGTCTCGAACCCGCGGTGCGGATGCTCGGGGAAGCCGGCAATGTAGTCATCCGGGTTGTCGCTGCCAAAGGCGTCCAGCATCAGGAAGGGGTCCAAGCGGTGTTGCAGGTTTTGGGTCAGTACCCGGGTGAGCTTGACGCCTGCGCCATCCGAAGTGGCTTGCCCCGCCACCAGGCGCTCAATGGTGCGTGATTGTTGAACTGTCATGGTGATCTCCTTGGGGTTGAACGGACGGACAGGCCGCAAAAGGCGGCCTGTGGTTGAAGGGCTGTGTGCGGCGTGCCGGACCGAGCTGTACCGGGTTTTATTCGCGGCGTGCGTCGAGGCTCCAGCCACCGGCGCCGTTGGCGGCCAAGGCCAACAAGCCACCGACCACTGCCACGTTCTTGAAGAACAGCAGTTGCACCATGAAGGCCTGGTCAGCCGGCACAGCCCAGAAAGCGTGGAAGAAGAAGCTCGCCACCAGTGTGAACAGGGCCAACACCAGAGCCGCGATGCGGGTGCCGAAGCCGGCAATCAGCGCCAGGCCACCCACAATTTCGACCACCAGCGCGAGCACAGCGCCGACGGCGGGCAGTGGCAAACCGACGGAAGCGATGTAACCCACGGTGCCTTCAAAGCCGGTGAGCTTGCTGATGCCAGCTGGCAAAAACAGGGCAGCCAACAGCACGCGGCCTGCGAGGTTGAGTGCGTTTTGGGCGGTAGTGGTGGTGTTGCTAGAGGACATGGTGATTTCCTTTCAAGGGGGAAGTTGTTTGCGATGGGTGAACTGTATTCCTCATCAATCAGCCTGAAAATCCGTTGAAATGGATATGATTGTTGTCACTATGGAACAATCAAGCGCACTCCAGACTGCCGCCATCGACCCTAACGACCTGCTCATCTTTGCCCGCGTGGCGGAGCTGGGCAGTTTCAGCCGTGCGGCCGACAAGGTGGGGCTGCCCAAGTCCAGCGTGTCGCGCCGGCTCGCAGCCCTCGAGCAGCGCTTGGGCGAGCGCCTGCTGCTGCGCACCACCCGCCGCCAAACACTGACCGAGTTCGGCCAGCAACTGCTCGAGCACGCTAAGCAGGTGGTGCTGGAGGTAGAGGCTGTAGCCGCCCTGAGCGAGCGCCGCCAGGCCACGCCCACCGGGCGGCTGCGGGTGTCCATGCCGGCAGACATTGCCCACTTGCTCTTGGCCGACATGCTGGGTGCGTTTGTGGCCATGTACCCCGGCATCTCGCTGGAGCTGGACCTATCGGCCCGCCGGGTAGACCTGCTGGGTGAAGGTTTTGACGTGGCGGTGCGCATCGGCGCCTTGCCGGACGACAGCCTGCTGGCTGCGCGGCGCCTGAGCCTCATGTCCACCGGGTTGTACGCCTCGCCCCAATACCTGGCCGAACACGGCACACCGCAGACACCGCAAGACCTGCTGCAGCACCAGGCGGTGCGCTTGCTGGGCGGCAACGGGGAGCCCCTGCCCTGGCGCTTGGTGAATGGCGAGCAAGCATGGACTGCGCTACCCCCCGGCCGCTTTGCGGCCAACGCGCCGGACCTGTTGTTGCGCCTGGTGCTGGCCGGCACCGGCATAGGCGCAGTGCCCGATGTATTCACCCAAGCCGATCTGCGCCGCCACGCGCTGGTGCGGGTGTTGCCCGAGTGGTGTTTTCCGCAAATGCCTGTCTCAGCCGTCTTCCCCGGTCGCAAGCTCATGCCACCCAAGACGCGGGTGTTTATTGAGATGCTGCAAGTGGCTTTGGGAGACCCCCATGCGGCATAAATCCTTGGCCACCCCGGCCGAACTCCGGGCCCACGCGCAAGCTGAACTGGAAAAGTACATTGCCAGCTTTCCCGCCGAGGCCACCGACCTGCAAGCCATCGCTGATCAATTGGCCGATACGTCCGCAGACCCGTTTTCACGGGCCAACATGCAAGGCCACATCACCACCAGCGGCTTGTTTTATGACAGGGCGTCCGACAAGGTGCTGCTCATCCACCACCGCACCCTGAACCGCTGGCTACAGCCCGGCGGCCACCACGAAGGGCTGGACCGCTTGGACGTTTCTGCGGCGCGGGAGGTGGAGGAAGAGACGGGCGTTCAGGTGTGCGGAGCTCAGGACCAAGCCCTCGATCCGCCGCTGATCGACATCGACAGCCACGCCATCCCGGCCAACCCGGCCAAAGGCGAGGGCGCGCATCTGCACCACGACTTTTTGTACCTGTTCCGAGGCGATGCCACTGCGCCCTTGAGCCCGCAGTGGGAAGAAGTGCAGGGCGTACGTTGGGTTGCGCGTGAGGCTTTGTTAGCGCTGCAGAGTGCGCGCTTTGTACGGCTGGTGAGCAAGCTGCGGCTTGCTCTTTGACAAGCCTTCTTATGGGTAAAAAGTGCCGCTAGCGCAGGTGAAATATGCGCTAGCAGCTACTAAATAAATAGCAAATCAAGGCGGGTGAGCGTACCCGCTGCTGGCTCAGTCCGCCGTCGGGTCTACCGGCGTCAGGGCCTCCCCGCGCGACAGCGAGGACAGTTGCCGCAGCATCCGTATGCCGTCTTGGGTGCCCAGTACGTCGGCCAACGAGTAGCGCTCCAGCACACCGAAGAATGCAGCGAGCGCCAGGTCCAACGGGCCGGGTAGCTTGCAGACCCCGTTGAGTTTGCATTGCGCGCAGCCCACCAGGTCGATGTGCCCCTCCGTGTAGCGAATGAGTTTGCCAATGTTGATTTCTGTGGCGGGGCGGCCCAGCCGGATGCCCCCGTTGCGGCCCCGGACAGATTCGATATAGCCCTCGGCCGCGAGCTTGCTGACCACCTTCATCAAGTGGTTGTCAGAGATCTCATAGGCACCCGCGATCTCCCCCACGGAACACAGCCGTTCTGTGTGGGCAGCGAGGTAGAGCATGACGCGAACGGCAAAGTCAGAAAACTGGGTTAGGCGCACGGAAGCCTCCAATTAAATAGGTATTTCATTTGCATGTTTATTGATTCCTAGATAAACTGGCATCCAAGATACATCATTTAACGAGACTTGTGATGCTCATTGCTGAAACACACCCACCTTTCGCTCTGGACGAGGCCGGCATTTCGACCTTGATCGCGACTTTTTATGCCCGCGTTCGGGAAGACGAATCGCTGGGCCCGGTGTTTGCCCGCGCAATACCCGAAGGGCACTGGGCAGAGCACCTCGGTCACATGAGCGCCTTTTGGTCCTCCGTGATGCTGTCGTCCGGCCGCTACCACGGCAAGCCGGTGCAAATGCATGCCACGCATCTGGACGTGCTCACCCCCGCCATGTTCACGCGTTGGCTGGAGCTGTGGACGCAGACCACACACGCGCTGTTTGCGCCAGAGCACGCCAAGCTGTTTGTCCACAAGGCCAGCCAGATCGCCACCAGCTTGCAATACGCCCTGTTTGATTCCAACACCCCGCGCTAGGTGTTGAGCGCTAAGCGCCCTGCAGCCGCAATCCACAAAACCCACCTTCACCCTGGAGCCCCCATGTCGTTCTCTACGCCCCCGATTGATCTGTCTGTTCACCATGCGCCCGGTGCTGCATCCGACCGCTTTGCACTGGCGGTGACCAAGTTGCTGCGTTGGTGTGCCGATACCTTTTTTGCCAAGCGCTATGGCCACCGCGCCATCGTTCTGGAGACCGTAGCCGCCGTGCCCGGCATGGTCGGCGCCACGCTCACCCATCTGCGTTGCCTGCGCCGAATGGAGAACGACAAAGGTTGGATCCGCACGCTGATGGAAGAGGCCGAGAACGAGCGCATGCACTTGATGACCTTCATCGAAGTGGCGCAACCCACCTTGTTCGAGCGCGTCGTGATCCTGACCGTGCAGTGGGTTTTTTACCTCGGCTTTTCGCTGCTGTATCTCATCAGCCCCCGCACCGCCCACCGCTTGGTCGGTTATTTTGAGGAGGAGGCGGTGGTCAGCTACACGCTCTACCTTGCCGAAATCGATGCGGGCCGGGTGGCCAATATTCCGGCACCGGCGATTGCCCGCCAGTACTGGGGCTTGCCCCCGTCGGCCACCTTGCGCGATGTCGTGCTGGCAGTGCGCGCCGATGAAGCCCACCACCGCGACGTGAACCACAGCCTGGCCGCAGAGCTCGGCGGTGCTAGCCCTGCAAGCAACCCTTCACCCTACCCATGGCACGCCAGCACCACAGAGCTGACGCCCCCAGAGGCCGGCCCCTACCGCGTGACGGTGGACTTCACCCAAGACAACTTGCCCGCCGCGCTCCAGAAAGAACACAACACGGCCAAAGACGTGTGGGGCGTGATCCGCGTAAAGGAAGGCAGCCTCCGGCTGACCCACCTGGACACCGGAAAGGTCGAGCTACTCGATGCGCAGACGCCGGGCTATGTGACGCCCCTGAGCCCGCATTTTGTGCAGCCGGTGGGAGCGGTCAAGGTCTGTATCGAGTTTTATGACCACGACCCGCGCCGCAATTGATCAGCCGTACCAAACCCCGAACATCCACAAGAAAGAAAGCACATGCTGAGCACTGAACACACCGCCAAAATCAAAGCCACCGTCCCGCTGCTGGAGACGGGCGGCGAGGCGCTGACCACCCACTTTTACCAAGTCTTGATGAGCGAGTACCCGGAAGTCCGCGCCCTGTTCAATCAGACGCATCAGCAACAAGGTACCCAAGCGCGCGCCTTGGCCAATGCGGTGCTGAAGTACGCACGCCATATCGACAACCTGGGCGCTTTGGGCCAGTTGCCCGCGCAAATCATCCAGAAGCACGTGTCGCTGCAAATCCTGCCGGAGCACTACCCCATGGTGGGCACCTGCTTGCTGCGCGCCATCCGCGAGGTGCTGGGCGAAGCCATTGCCACCGATGCGGTGATCGAGGCTTGGGGCGCCGCCTACTGGCAACTCGCCAACATCCTGATCGGCGCAGAGAGTGCGCAATACGCCCAAAACGCCGCTGCGCCCGGCGGCTGGGGCGGTGCGCGTCAGTTTGCGGTGATCGAGAAGAAGGTGGAAAGCACAGAAATCACTTCTTTCGTGCTGGCCCCGGTTGATGGTGGCGCGGTGCTGAACTACCAGCCCGGCCAGTACCTGGGCCTCAAGTTGCAAATCAATGGCCAGGAAGTGCGTCGCAACTACTCTCTCTCGCAAAAGGCAGATGGCCGCACCCTGCGCATCAGCGTCAAGCGCGAGCCCAAGGGCGTGGTGTCCAACTACCTACACAGCCAGGTCGAGGTAGGCGTGGTGCTTGAGGTGTTTCCACCCGCGGGCGAGTTTGTGCTGGGGGCCGGCACCGCACCGCTGGCCCTGATCAGCGGCGGAGTGGGCATCACCCCCACCCTGGCCATGGCAGAAACGGCCTTGGAGCAAGGCGAGCGGGATGTTGTGTTTATTCACTACGCACGGAACCCCGAAGTGCAAGCGTTCAAAGAAACACTCGCTGCCTGGGCGCACAAGCACCCCCGCTTCACGCTGCACCTGGCCTATGAGGAGGGTGCCACCGAAGGCGTTGCCTCCGGCCGCCCCAGCCTGGCGCACATCCAACAATGGGTGCCGGCAGATGCCGATGCCTACTTTCTCGGCCCCAAGCCCTTCATGCAGTGCATCAACCGGGCGCTGGCGGACCACGGACTCCCCACGGAGCGGCGCCACTTTGAGTTCTTCGGCCCTAGCGAGGCGCTGAACTAAACGCACAGCCTTACATTGCAGGAAGTATTGCTATAAGCGAGCACTAGCGCCCGAAAAATATGCGCTAGTAGCTATCAAATAAGTAGCAAAATGCCTTCGTGAAAAAAGCAGCTGTATGTGTTGTAGCGCACAGTGCGCCGATGTTCGCCTCCGCACAATGAGGCATGGACTCGCCCGCTACCCCATCGCCTCTCAACCGCCCGCAAGGGCCATCGGCTGCGGAATTGCACACCCCGCCCGACGAGGCGCCGCCTAAGCGGCCCCGGCCAAGGCGCAATGTCCCTATCCTCGATAGCGACTCCGACGATCTGGACGATGGCTACTTCGCCCGGGGTCCATTCTTTGTACCGTGAGGGTGTTCCACATCCACCGCAGAGGGTGCCGGTATCAGTCAGGCACTTCGACCCCTTGTGCAAAAAACACCAGCAGGGCCAATGCAGCACCGGGCTGCACGCGGGTGGCGATTTCATGTTTGTTGGCATCAAACACCTGGCCCGCGCTGGGGGACTCCCGGAGCTCTGTGGCGGTCAAGTTGCGCAAGCCCATGGTCCACGCGCCGAATTGCCGCTCTGCAATGCCTTGCCGGGACAACACGAAAACATCCCGGTGGCGGGTATCCCGCTCGATGGATTGGAAGGTGGTGCTCACCTCCGCCTCCTCGCCTTCCAGCACCTGCAAGACGCTGCCGTTGGCGTGCAGCAGCATGCCGGTGATACCGCGCAATTGGTTGATGTGCTGCGCAGTGTGAAGGATGTCAGCCAGCACCTCCGGCCCGCCTTGCACCAAGGTGCTGGTGTAAATCAAATGGATCAGTGCCATAACGAGACCTATCAAAACAGAGTGAAAGAGAAAGAGAAGCTGGGCCGAACGCGTCCTGCGGCCATCAGGACGAATGATGCGCTCGGGGCCCCTGGCCCGCATCAGGGGCCGACAGCAGGCGCTCGTATTCCTTGTGAACCACCCCAAAGCACTCGCATACGACGCGCATCAGGCCTTCGCGGTCCAACACCCGCAACCTGCCGCGCCGGTAGCGGATCAGCCCCGACACCTGCAACTTGCGCGCCTCGTGGCTGACGCCTTCACGCCGCACGCCCAGCAGGGTTGAGATGATTTCGTGGGTCACCGTCAACTCGTCGGTCACCGAGCGCTCCAGCCTCAGCAGCAGCCAGCGGCACAGCTGTTGCTCTAGGTGGTGGTGCCGGTTGCACACTGCGGTTTGCGTGATCTGGGTGACCAGCGCCTGGGTGTAGCGCAGCAAAAGCCGCATCACCACTGCGCGGCGTTCAAACTCCGCCGCGAGGTGGCGCGATGGTAAGCGGTAGGCTTGCCCCGCGTTATGGACCACGGTGCAGCCCGGCGTGCGGTCCCCGCCCAGAAACAGCGAGATACCGACGACCCCATCGTTTCCGATCACGGCAATCTCCGCAGAGTCGCCGTTCTCCGTGACATACACCATCGACACTATGGCGGTGGTGGGAAAGTACGCGTGCGTGGGCGCTTGCCCGGCATCTGCCATGACCTGCCCCAGGTGCAGGGTGACCAACTCCAGATTCGGGAGCAGGCGGTTTACTTCTTCGGGGGGAGCGTAGCGAGTAGCCGGTTTTCGTCCGGCCGGAAGAGGCTATCCATGGGTAAAACCTCTTTGTAATTCAAATGCGATCGCGCAGACCCTACCGCCTTTTCAGGCCGGTGTATGTGCGATACCGTACATAGGAATTACTGGCGGCTACCCACCGTGCAGCACGCGCCGCCTGTGCTGCTTATTTTTAGATGAAAAGTGCCGCTTGCGCTCATGGAATATGCGCGAGTAGCTCCTAAATCAATAGCAAATCAATACGGGTGTACCGCACCCGCCCACGCTAGCCCGGCGGCTACACTGCCAAAGCGGTTGCCTTCCACCAGCGTGGCTTGAGGCATGGCCGCGCGAAGCGCTGCTATCAAGGTGCGCAGTGCGGACGAGCCACCGGTCAGGTACACCGCGTCCACCGCGCTTAAGCCCGCAGCGGCCACGCAGTCCTGGGCGCACTGCACCACCTGCGCTAGTGAGGCGTGCAGGGCGGCTTCCATGTTCACCGCATCCACCGTGGGGGCCAGGCTCCGGTCCAGAAAGTCGAGGTTCACCACCGCGCCATCACCGCTGATGGAGCAGGCAATCTTGGCGGCTTCCACGCTGGCCAGCATGCGGTGGCCGTGCTGCTCTTCCAGCGCATCCATCAGGCGGCGGTGCAGCGCCTGGTCGGTGTAGTCGGTCCACAGCTCTTTGGCAAAGTGCATGGACTTGCGGGTGTAGGCCTGGTGAATCAGGTGCCAAGTGCTCAGGTCAAAAAACACGCTGCTGGGCACAATGCGCCCGCCAGTGCCCACGTGCTTGTAGCCCAAGTGGGGCATCACAGTGGTCAGGTCCAGCAAGCGGTCAAAGTCGGTGCCGCCAATGTGCACGCCGGTGGTGGCCAGAATGTCTGCGGTGCGGTCGCCCTGCGCGCTGCGCTCGGGGTTGAGGCGAATGACGGTGAAGTCGGAGGTGCCGCCGCCAATGTCGACCACTAGCGCGGTGGTCTCTTTGGCTACGCGCTGCTCGTAGTCCAGCGCAGCGGCAATCGGTTCGAGCTGGTAGGCAATGTGGGTGAAGCCGGCCTCCAATGCGGCGCGGCCCAGTGTTTCTTGCGCCAGCTGGTCGCGCTCGGCGTCATCGTCCACAAAGTGCACCGGGCGGCCCAGCATGGCGTGGGTCAGGGGCTGGCCCACATGGGCTTCGCAGCGGCGCTTGAGCTCTTTGAAGAATAGCACCACGATGTCAAAAAAGCGGATGCTCTTGTCGCCCACGGCGGTGTACTCGTCCATCAGGCGGCTGCCCATCAGGCTTTTGAGCGAGCGCAGCAAGCGCCCCTCTGTGCCATTCAGGTAGGCCTGCATGGCCTCTGCGCCATAGAGCACGGAATGCGTTTCGCTGGCAAAAAACAGGGCGGTGGGCATCTCGGCCTTGGCGCCGTCCAGCGGGATCACCTGCAAGGCGCCTTGCGCGTCAATCAGTGCACAGGCGGAATTCGAGGTGCCGAAGTCAATGCCCAGCACGAGGGGGCGAGCAGTCTCCATCACGCGGGCAGCACCTGCTTCAAAAAGGCGGCAATGTCAGCAATCTCACGCGGGTGCACGCTGTGCGGCATGGGGTAGGTGTGCCACTGCACCGGGTGGCCGAGGGCGGCCAGTGCGTCGCGCGAGTCTTCGCCGCGCTTCAAGATCACCACCGGGTCTTGGGTGCCGTGGGCCATGAAGATGGGGGTAGTCGCATTGGCGGCGTTGCGCTCGGTGGCAAAGCGGTCTGCCAGCGGCAGGTAGCCGGACAGGGCCATCACACCCGCAATTTTGTGTGGCAGGCGCAGCGCGGTGTGCAGTGCCATGGCGCAGCCTTGGCTAAAACCCGCCAATACGATGTGATCGGCCGCGATGCCACGGGCCACTTCGCGCTCCACCAAGGCCGCAATCGCCGCCTCAGAGCGCTGGATGCCCGCCGCGTCCTGCTTGCTTACCAGGTCCATGCCATACAGGTCGTACCAGCCGGGCATCACATAACCGCCGTTGATGGTGATCGGGATGCTGGGCGCCTGCGGAAACACAAAGCGGATAGGCTGGCAACCGTCCAAGTCCAGCTCGGGCACCAGGCCTGCAAAGTCATCGCTGGTGGCGCCCAGCCCGTGCATCCAGATGACGGCGGCCGTGGGGTTGGGGGCGGATTCGAGTTCGATGCAGTCGAGCAGGGCAGTCATGGCGCGGGCCTTGGTATTGAATTTGGGAGACGGGTTTATACCCGAGTTGCAGCGGTTATCGTCAAGGCATGTCTTCACACCGCTTTCATCATGTGCTGCCTTTGTTGGCGGTTTTGGGTTCTGTCACCGCCTTGGGGCTGGGCACGTCGATCGCCAAACAGCTCTTTCCCGTGGTCGGGTCCCTGGGCACCACGGCCTTGCGCGTGGGCTTTTCGGCGCTGCTGCTTTTGCTGATCTGGCGGCCCTGGCGCTGGGCACTGGCGCCGGCCGACCGCATGTCACTGCTGCGTTACGGCGTGGCGCTGGGGCTGATGAACTTGCTGTTTTACATGTCGCTACGCACGATTCCGTTTGGCATTGCAGTGGCGATTGAGTTTTCGGGGCCTTTGGCGGTGGCGCTGTATTCGTCGCGCAAGCCGGTGGACTTTGTGTGGCTGGCGCTGGCGATTGCGGGTCTGGGCCTATTGCTGCCGTTCGGCGGCAACGTGCAGTCGCTGGATGTGACCGGTGTGCTCTATGCCCTGGCCGCCGCCGCGTTTTGGGGTGCTTACATCGTGTTCGGCAAGCGGGTGGGCCATTTGCACGCAGGCCACTCGGTGGCACTGGGGCTCACGGTGGCCGCCATCACCGTGGTGCCCTTCGGAGTCTGGCACGCGGGTGCAGCCCTGCTGGATCCACATGTTTTATTGATCGGGCTGGTGGTGGCCGCGATCTCCAGCGCCCTACCTATCTCGCTGGAGATGGTGGCCCTCAAGCGCCTGCCGCAAGAGGCCTTCGGCATCATGACCAGCATGGAGCCGGCGGTGGCGGCCTTGTTAGGTCTGATGTTGCTCCATGAGCAACTCAGTGCCCAGCAGTGGTGGGCCATCGTGTTCATCATGGGTGCTGCAGCGGGCAGCGCGGTCACTGCCAAGCGCGAGCCGCCGGCGGTTGCAGCCGGTCTCGTGCAGTAAGCGCTTTACTTGGGCAGCCAGCCCAGCCCGTGGGCGTGCAGGCTTTGCACATACAGGCGGTCTTTGGTTTCGGTAATCGCCGTGGTTTCGGGGTAGCTGCCGCTCGGGTCTTGCAGGTCGGCCACTACTTTTCCGTCCTCAGTGAAGGCGATCACATGGCCGTAGGCCTTGGGGATGGGCCACAGCGCACGCGGCAAGCGTAGGGTGAGGCTGCGCAGCCATGGCATGGCCGACAAGTTGTCGATGGTGGCGTTGCGGGGCTTGGCAAAACCCAGCCAGATTTTTCCGTCCAGGCCGCGCATCAGGTTGTCGGGGTAGCCGGGCAGGTTGTCCAGCAGCACCCGGGCTTGTGCGGTGCCTGGGGTGTGGGTGTCAAGGCTGCGCACGTCGAGCTGATGGGCGCTGACCGCAATCTTCCAGACCCGGTATTTGCCGGTTTCGTTCACAAACAGTGACTGTTCGTCCCGGCTCAGTGCCACGCCGTTGGCAAAGCTCAAGCCGGTCGCAACCAGGCGGGTGGCTTTGGTGGCAGGGTCGTATTCCAGAACGCGACCGGTGCTGGACTGCTCCACGATGTCGAGCAGGCTTGCCTCGAAGGTGCCACCCCAGTCTTTGGGTGCAAAGCGGGTGGAGGCATCGCTGAAATACATCTTGCCGTTTTGAGCGACCACCACCGCATCTGCATAGCGGATCGGGTCGCCGTTCACCGTGTCGGTGAGCACGGTCACTTTGGCGTCCGGCGCGATGGACAGCAGCCCTTTGAACGCATCCGCCGCAATCAGGTTGCCCTCTGCATCAAAGTCAAAACCGAGCACGCGGCCACCCGTGTTGGCAAACACCTGCTGCGCGCTGCCATCGGCTTCCATGCGCAAGATATTGCCGCTGGCCACCGTCGTGTAGAGCTTGCCGTCGCGGCCGAACTGGATATGTTCCGGCCCCACTTCGCCGCGCAGGTCGATCATTTTTAAACCGCTTAGCCGATCGTTGACGGCGTGGGCGCCTTGATAGCCGGGTGCAGTGGGCGCATCCCACGCCACGGGGCTCACCGGGACTGGCCACAAGAGCAGATACAGCGTGGCGCAGCCCACAACCCCCAAAAGGAGGTTCACAATTTTCTTCAAAGCGTGTTTCCCTGAGAGCCCGAAGCTCGGGCGAATGCATTTAGATTTTGCTGTGGTTGTCGTTGGTGCTGCCACTAGTGCGGGCTTGAGCCTCGACCTGTGCCACGCGCTTTTCCAGTTGGCTGCTGCGTTGGTGGTGGTGCATCAGCTGGTCCCGCCGGTCGATGGCGGCGCGTCCTGCCCGCACAAACCAGGGCTTCCACAGGGCCGGTACCTTGGGTGGGCGCTTGATGTTGGGCCCCTCGGCGTTCTGGACATAGTCGGCCAACTGCAAGGCCGGCTGCGTAAAGCGCCGGCTCAGCCACAGCGCAGTGCCTGCAGTGGCCAGCAGCCCGAGGAGGCCGGTCAACATCATGGGCCAGGTTTTACTCAGTGCTTGCGATGCCACGGCTTCCGCCGGCTGGTAAATCACCAGGCTGAAGGGCGAGCCCCGTAACGCGAACCGGAGCCAGCCGGCCTCGGTGGTGTAGGGGCCCGCAGGCAGCGCCGCTTTGCTGTCGCTGGCGGCCAGGGTGCGGCCTTCGGTGTCGATGACCCAGGCTTGGCCCAGCGTCAGCGGGTGTTGTTGCATGACGGCGTTGAGCGCGTCGACTGCCAAGTCGGT from the Rhodoferax potami genome contains:
- a CDS encoding DMT family transporter, with the protein product MSSHRFHHVLPLLAVLGSVTALGLGTSIAKQLFPVVGSLGTTALRVGFSALLLLLIWRPWRWALAPADRMSLLRYGVALGLMNLLFYMSLRTIPFGIAVAIEFSGPLAVALYSSRKPVDFVWLALAIAGLGLLLPFGGNVQSLDVTGVLYALAAAAFWGAYIVFGKRVGHLHAGHSVALGLTVAAITVVPFGVWHAGAALLDPHVLLIGLVVAAISSALPISLEMVALKRLPQEAFGIMTSMEPAVAALLGLMLLHEQLSAQQWWAIVFIMGAAAGSAVTAKREPPAVAAGLVQ
- the hmpA gene encoding NO-inducible flavohemoprotein, which encodes MLSTEHTAKIKATVPLLETGGEALTTHFYQVLMSEYPEVRALFNQTHQQQGTQARALANAVLKYARHIDNLGALGQLPAQIIQKHVSLQILPEHYPMVGTCLLRAIREVLGEAIATDAVIEAWGAAYWQLANILIGAESAQYAQNAAAPGGWGGARQFAVIEKKVESTEITSFVLAPVDGGAVLNYQPGQYLGLKLQINGQEVRRNYSLSQKADGRTLRISVKREPKGVVSNYLHSQVEVGVVLEVFPPAGEFVLGAGTAPLALISGGVGITPTLAMAETALEQGERDVVFIHYARNPEVQAFKETLAAWAHKHPRFTLHLAYEEGATEGVASGRPSLAHIQQWVPADADAYFLGPKPFMQCINRALADHGLPTERRHFEFFGPSEALN
- a CDS encoding RrF2 family transcriptional regulator, translated to MRLTQFSDFAVRVMLYLAAHTERLCSVGEIAGAYEISDNHLMKVVSKLAAEGYIESVRGRNGGIRLGRPATEINIGKLIRYTEGHIDLVGCAQCKLNGVCKLPGPLDLALAAFFGVLERYSLADVLGTQDGIRMLRQLSSLSRGEALTPVDPTAD
- a CDS encoding NUDIX hydrolase, which codes for MRHKSLATPAELRAHAQAELEKYIASFPAEATDLQAIADQLADTSADPFSRANMQGHITTSGLFYDRASDKVLLIHHRTLNRWLQPGGHHEGLDRLDVSAAREVEEETGVQVCGAQDQALDPPLIDIDSHAIPANPAKGEGAHLHHDFLYLFRGDATAPLSPQWEEVQGVRWVAREALLALQSARFVRLVSKLRLAL
- a CDS encoding Crp/Fnr family transcriptional regulator, producing MVTLHLGQVMADAGQAPTHAYFPTTAIVSMVYVTENGDSAEIAVIGNDGVVGISLFLGGDRTPGCTVVHNAGQAYRLPSRHLAAEFERRAVVMRLLLRYTQALVTQITQTAVCNRHHHLEQQLCRWLLLRLERSVTDELTVTHEIISTLLGVRREGVSHEARKLQVSGLIRYRRGRLRVLDREGLMRVVCECFGVVHKEYERLLSAPDAGQGPRAHHSS
- a CDS encoding BLUF domain-containing protein, giving the protein MALIHLIYTSTLVQGGPEVLADILHTAQHINQLRGITGMLLHANGSVLQVLEGEEAEVSTTFQSIERDTRHRDVFVLSRQGIAERQFGAWTMGLRNLTATELRESPSAGQVFDANKHEIATRVQPGAALALLVFFAQGVEVPD
- a CDS encoding DoxX family protein: MSSSNTTTTAQNALNLAGRVLLAALFLPAGISKLTGFEGTVGYIASVGLPLPAVGAVLALVVEIVGGLALIAGFGTRIAALVLALFTLVASFFFHAFWAVPADQAFMVQLLFFKNVAVVGGLLALAANGAGGWSLDARRE
- a CDS encoding alpha/beta hydrolase, which gives rise to MTALLDCIELESAPNPTAAVIWMHGLGATSDDFAGLVPELDLDGCQPIRFVFPQAPSIPITINGGYVMPGWYDLYGMDLVSKQDAAGIQRSEAAIAALVEREVARGIAADHIVLAGFSQGCAMALHTALRLPHKIAGVMALSGYLPLADRFATERNAANATTPIFMAHGTQDPVVILKRGEDSRDALAALGHPVQWHTYPMPHSVHPREIADIAAFLKQVLPA
- a CDS encoding group III truncated hemoglobin — protein: MLIAETHPPFALDEAGISTLIATFYARVREDESLGPVFARAIPEGHWAEHLGHMSAFWSSVMLSSGRYHGKPVQMHATHLDVLTPAMFTRWLELWTQTTHALFAPEHAKLFVHKASQIATSLQYALFDSNTPR
- a CDS encoding alternative oxidase, with protein sequence MSFSTPPIDLSVHHAPGAASDRFALAVTKLLRWCADTFFAKRYGHRAIVLETVAAVPGMVGATLTHLRCLRRMENDKGWIRTLMEEAENERMHLMTFIEVAQPTLFERVVILTVQWVFYLGFSLLYLISPRTAHRLVGYFEEEAVVSYTLYLAEIDAGRVANIPAPAIARQYWGLPPSATLRDVVLAVRADEAHHRDVNHSLAAELGGASPASNPSPYPWHASTTELTPPEAGPYRVTVDFTQDNLPAALQKEHNTAKDVWGVIRVKEGSLRLTHLDTGKVELLDAQTPGYVTPLSPHFVQPVGAVKVCIEFYDHDPRRN
- a CDS encoding LysR family transcriptional regulator, which encodes MIVVTMEQSSALQTAAIDPNDLLIFARVAELGSFSRAADKVGLPKSSVSRRLAALEQRLGERLLLRTTRRQTLTEFGQQLLEHAKQVVLEVEAVAALSERRQATPTGRLRVSMPADIAHLLLADMLGAFVAMYPGISLELDLSARRVDLLGEGFDVAVRIGALPDDSLLAARRLSLMSTGLYASPQYLAEHGTPQTPQDLLQHQAVRLLGGNGEPLPWRLVNGEQAWTALPPGRFAANAPDLLLRLVLAGTGIGAVPDVFTQADLRRHALVRVLPEWCFPQMPVSAVFPGRKLMPPKTRVFIEMLQVALGDPHAA
- a CDS encoding Hsp70 family protein, which codes for METARPLVLGIDFGTSNSACALIDAQGALQVIPLDGAKAEMPTALFFASETHSVLYGAEAMQAYLNGTEGRLLRSLKSLMGSRLMDEYTAVGDKSIRFFDIVVLFFKELKRRCEAHVGQPLTHAMLGRPVHFVDDDAERDQLAQETLGRAALEAGFTHIAYQLEPIAAALDYEQRVAKETTALVVDIGGGTSDFTVIRLNPERSAQGDRTADILATTGVHIGGTDFDRLLDLTTVMPHLGYKHVGTGGRIVPSSVFFDLSTWHLIHQAYTRKSMHFAKELWTDYTDQALHRRLMDALEEQHGHRMLASVEAAKIACSISGDGAVVNLDFLDRSLAPTVDAVNMEAALHASLAQVVQCAQDCVAAAGLSAVDAVYLTGGSSALRTLIAALRAAMPQATLVEGNRFGSVAAGLAWAGAVHPY